One region of Tachysurus vachellii isolate PV-2020 chromosome 11, HZAU_Pvac_v1, whole genome shotgun sequence genomic DNA includes:
- the ercc8 gene encoding DNA excision repair protein ERCC-8 isoform X1: MLSFLTARQTGVDDPVRLRRAESTRRVLNLELNHDRDVERIHGNGVNCVDIEIIEGRYMLSGGSDGVIVIYDLENSSKKSHYTCKAVCTVGRSNRHVHKFSVETVQWYPYDTGMFVSSSFDKSMKVWDTETLKPADVFQFDGNVYCHHMSPIGRKHSLIAVGTKDPKVQLCDLKSGSRIHILQGHRGEILSVRWSPRYEHILATASADGRVRMWDVRRAAGSLFTLDQYNGDKSKASSEAVNTAHNGRVNGLCFTDDGLYLLTTGTDDRMRLWNSATGHNTLVNYGKVVNESRKGVKFTVSRSCSPEFVFVPCGSSVAVYSLYTGKLVTTLRGHYNNVDCCEFHPDYQELYSGGKDCNILAWVPVLRQPDVEDEEKKGGGQAAVNPAFEDAWSSDED, from the exons ATGTTGAGCTTTCTTACAGCCAGACAAACAGGTGTGGACGATCCTGTGCGCTTGAGACGAGCAGAATCAACAAGAAG GGTTCTGAATTTGGAGTTAAATCACGATAGAGATGTGGAACGAATTCATGGGAATGGAGTGAACTGTGTTGACATTGAAATAATTGAAGGGAGATA taTGTTATCAGGTGGTTCTGATGGTGTAATTGTGATCTATGACCTTGAAAACAGCAGCAAGAAGTCACATTACACTTGTAAAGCAGTTTGCACAGTGGGCAG GTCAAATCGCCATGTTCACAAGTTCAGCGTGGAGACAGTTCAGTGGTATCCGTATGACACTGGCATGTTTGTATCAAGCTCATTCGACAAAAGCATGAAAGTCTGGGACACAGAAACCCtcaag CCAGCTGATGTGTTCCAGTTTGATGGGAATGTCTACTGCCACCACATGTCTCCTATTGGCAGGAAGCACAGTCTCATAGCAG TTGGTACCAAAGACCCAAAAGTTCAGCTGTGTGATCTGAAGTCTGGTTCTCGGATCCACATTCTGCAGG GTCACAGAGGAGAGATTCTGTCAGTCCGATGGTCCCCACGCTACGAGCACATCCTGGCCACTGCTAG TGCTGATGGCAGGGTGCGTATGTGGGATGTGCGGCGAGCTGCTGGAAGCCTCTTTACCTTAGATCAGTACAATGGGGACAAGTCTAAAGCGTCTTCAGAGGCAG TGAACACAGCTCATAATGGACGTGTGAACGGCTTGTGCTTCACTGACGATGGCCTTTACCTCCTGACCACTGGTACAGATGACCGTATGCGCCTTTGGAACAGTGCCACAGGCCACAACACACTG GTTAACTATGGGAAGGTGGTTAATGAGAGTCGTAAAGGTGTGAAATTCACTGTTTCCAGAAGCTGCAGCccagagtttgtgtttgtgccatGTGGCAGCTCGGTTGCGGTGTACAGCCTTTACACAGGAAAACTTGTCACTACATTAAGGGGGCATTACAATAACGTAGACTGCTGTGAGTTCCATCCAGATTATCAG GAGCTCTACAGTGGTGGGAAGGACTGTAATATCTTGGCGTGGGTTCCTGTTCTGCGACAACCTGATGTTGAAGATGAGGAAAAAAAG GGTGGAGGCCAAGCTGCAGTTAATCCTGCTTTTGAAGATGCCTGGAGCAGTGATGAAGACTGA
- the smim15 gene encoding small integral membrane protein 15: MIDFKAWAEYVVEWAAKDPYGFLTTIILALTPLFIASALLSWKLAKMIESRDREQKRKQKRQENIAKAKRAKKD; encoded by the coding sequence ATGATTGACTTTAAAGCCTGGGCAGAATATGTGGTGGAGTGGGCTGCCAAAGACCCCTATGGCTTCCTCACAACCATCATCCTGGCCTTGACCCCACTGTTCATCGCCAGCGCTCTGCTTTCCTGGAAACTTGCGAAAATGATTGAATCCAGGGATCGCGAGCAGAAAAGGAAGCAGAAGCGGCAGGAGAATATTGCAAAAGCTAAGAGAGCCAAAAAAGACTGA
- the ndufaf2 gene encoding NADH dehydrogenase [ubiquinone] 1 alpha subcomplex assembly factor 2 has protein sequence MSRFSSLIRRTFGVMKEYVGTDNLGNKYFYIPEQKTWTGRHVRARRFVEAFNPTESEYLEGSIPSEWDAWIRGRRKDPPTIEELLNNEQYREQIKIKAQEAEEKDKELQAKEYEGGLVAKPMQTQVKGHAAATQFGQSQISEEPMSTANKFQPGSWAPRKK, from the exons ATGAGTCGTTTTTCTTCTCTGATAAGGAGAACCTTTGGTGTAATGAAAGAATATGTCGGAACAGATAATTTAGGAAATAAATACTTCTACATACCCGAGCAAAAGACATGGACAG GCCGGCATGTTCGGGCTCGGCGGTTTGTGGAGGCGTTCAATCCCACCGAGTCTGAGTACCTCGAAGGAAGCATTCCCTCTGAATGGGATG CATGGATTAGAGGACGACGCAAGGATCCTCCTACTATTGAG GAGTTGCTTAATAATGAACAGTACAGAGAACAAATCAAAATCAAAGCACAAGAGGCTGAAGAGAAGGACAAAGAACTGCAAGCCAAAGAGTATGAAGGGGGTCTAGTTGCAAAGCCGATGCAGACTCAGGTCAAAGGTCACGCTGCTGCCACACAGTTTGGGCAGTCACAAATCAGTGAGGAGCCTATGAGTACTGCAAACAAGTTCCAGCCAGGATCCTGGGCTCCTCGCAAAAAATAA
- the ercc8 gene encoding DNA excision repair protein ERCC-8 isoform X2, producing the protein MLSFLTARQTGVDDPVRLRRAESTRRVLNLELNHDRDVERIHGNGVNCVDIEIIEGRYMLSGGSDGVIVIYDLENSSKKSHYTCKAVCTVGRSNRHVHKFSVETVQWYPYDTGMFVSSSFDKSMKVWDTETLKPADVFQFDGNVYCHHMSPIGRKHSLIAVGTKDPKVQLCDLKSGSRIHILQGHRGEILSVRWSPRYEHILATASADGRVRMWDVRRAAGSLFTLDQYNGDKSKASSEAVNTAHNGRVNGLCFTDDGLYLLTTGTDDRMRLWNSATGHNTLELYSGGKDCNILAWVPVLRQPDVEDEEKKGGGQAAVNPAFEDAWSSDED; encoded by the exons ATGTTGAGCTTTCTTACAGCCAGACAAACAGGTGTGGACGATCCTGTGCGCTTGAGACGAGCAGAATCAACAAGAAG GGTTCTGAATTTGGAGTTAAATCACGATAGAGATGTGGAACGAATTCATGGGAATGGAGTGAACTGTGTTGACATTGAAATAATTGAAGGGAGATA taTGTTATCAGGTGGTTCTGATGGTGTAATTGTGATCTATGACCTTGAAAACAGCAGCAAGAAGTCACATTACACTTGTAAAGCAGTTTGCACAGTGGGCAG GTCAAATCGCCATGTTCACAAGTTCAGCGTGGAGACAGTTCAGTGGTATCCGTATGACACTGGCATGTTTGTATCAAGCTCATTCGACAAAAGCATGAAAGTCTGGGACACAGAAACCCtcaag CCAGCTGATGTGTTCCAGTTTGATGGGAATGTCTACTGCCACCACATGTCTCCTATTGGCAGGAAGCACAGTCTCATAGCAG TTGGTACCAAAGACCCAAAAGTTCAGCTGTGTGATCTGAAGTCTGGTTCTCGGATCCACATTCTGCAGG GTCACAGAGGAGAGATTCTGTCAGTCCGATGGTCCCCACGCTACGAGCACATCCTGGCCACTGCTAG TGCTGATGGCAGGGTGCGTATGTGGGATGTGCGGCGAGCTGCTGGAAGCCTCTTTACCTTAGATCAGTACAATGGGGACAAGTCTAAAGCGTCTTCAGAGGCAG TGAACACAGCTCATAATGGACGTGTGAACGGCTTGTGCTTCACTGACGATGGCCTTTACCTCCTGACCACTGGTACAGATGACCGTATGCGCCTTTGGAACAGTGCCACAGGCCACAACACACTG GAGCTCTACAGTGGTGGGAAGGACTGTAATATCTTGGCGTGGGTTCCTGTTCTGCGACAACCTGATGTTGAAGATGAGGAAAAAAAG GGTGGAGGCCAAGCTGCAGTTAATCCTGCTTTTGAAGATGCCTGGAGCAGTGATGAAGACTGA
- the elovl7a gene encoding elongation of very long chain fatty acids protein 7a, translated as MAFNQLTTALQIYDEWIKNADPRTEDWLLMSSPLPQTIIICAYIYFVMSLGPRLMENRKPYDLKKVLVIYNFGVVALSLYMCYEFVMSGWGTGYSFSCDLVDYSHSPQAMRMAHTCWLYYFSKFIEMLDTVFFVLRKKNNQISFLHVFHHSIMPFTWWFGVRFAAGGQGTFHALLNCIVHVIMYTYYGLSALGPSFAKFLWWKKHLTSIQLTQFVIVTTHIGQYFFMKDCPYQYPIFIYIIALYGVVFLCLFLNFWYHAYTKGKRLPKVLRSSDKVQNNNSISSSKHD; from the exons ATGGCATTTAATCAGCTGACCACCGCTTTGCAGATATATGATGAGTGGATCAAGAATGCAG ACCCCAGGACTGAAGACTGGCTGCTCATGTCCTCTCCGCTGCCTCAGACTATCATCATTTGTGCCTATATCTATTTTGTGATGTCACTGGGGCCCAGGTTGATGGAAAACAGGAAACCATATGATCTGAAGAAAGTCCTTGTGATCTACAACTTCGGCGTTGTggctctctctttatatatgtGTTATGAG TTTGTGATGTCTGGCTGGGGAACAGGCTACTCGTTTAGCTGTGATCTGGTAGATTACTCCCACTCCCCACAGGCTATGAGG ATGGCACACACATGCTGGCTGTACTATTTTTCCAAATTTATTGAAATGCTGGACACC GTGTTCTTTGTGCTGAGGAAAAAGAATAACCAGATCAGTTTCCTGCATGTCTTCCATCACTCTATAATGCCATTCACATGGTGGTTTGGTGTCAGGTTCGCTGCAG GTGGCCAGGGAACATTCCACGCCCTTCTGAACTGCATAGTCCATGTCATAATGTACACATACTATGGCCTGTCAGCGCTGGGACCTTCTTTTGCGAAGTTTCTCTGGTGGAAGAAGCACCTGACGAGTATACAGCTA ACGCAGTTTGTGATCGTCACCACTCACATTGGTCAGTATTTCTTCATGAAGGATTGTCCTTATCAGTACCCCATCTTCATTTACATCATCGCCCTCTACGGCGTGGTCTTTCTCTGCCTGTTTCTCAACTTCTGGTATCACGCGTACACCAAGGGCAAGAGGCTTCCCAAAGTTCTCCGGAGTTCAGACAAGGTCCAGAACAACAACAGCATCTCCTCCAGCAAACACGATTAA